The Candidatus Zymogenus saltonus genomic interval AAATATTTATTATGAATGGAGGCATAAAATGTTACCGGTTAAAAAGATACTTTGTCCCGTCGATTTCAGCGAGCCGTCATACGAGGCGCTCAAGGTGGCTGAAGAGATATCGACTCATTTCTCCTCGGAGTTGAACATAGTGCATGTTGTGAGGGAGATCTCAAGCTCGCTGTACGGGCCGGAATTTTCGGACTTCGATGTCGATTCGTATCAGGAGGAACTGGAAGAATCAGCCAAAAATAAGCTGAGTGAGGTAGTCAAAGAGAGGTTGCCGATGGATTTAAGCGTGAAGCAAATTACCTTGAAGGGAAAGGCCGCGGATCAGATAGTCAACCTTTCCGATAAGGACGATATCGACTTGATTGTAATAGCGACCCACGGCCAGACGGGCTGGCGGCACTTTGTCTTCGGCTCGGTAACCGAAAAGGTCGTCAGATTAGCGCGGTGCCCGGTACTTACGATTCATGCCCCGAGAGAAGAGGGTGATTAATTGCTTGATTTGCCGCTCCTTGTTGTTACTCAGGCGCCTGTTTTTTTTGAGTGGGGTTTTTAGATCAGAGATGTTGACGATAAAAAAGATTCTTTGCCCGGTCGACTTCAGCGAGCCGTCATACGAAGCGCTCAGAATTGCCGGCGAGTTGGCCTCGAATTTCTCCGCCGAGCTGTGTGTTATTCACGTGGTCACGGAAAACATCAACTTCGACGGTCTTGTTAATATTTTAAGCTTGGATGTCAAATCGATTCAGCAGAGAATTTTGGAAAAATACAAGAAAAAGTTAAAAAAAGTAATCGAGAAAAAGGTCTCTATGAATGTTCGCGTGGATCCGATAGTCTTCGAGGGGAATCCGGCAGGCGACATAGTAAAGATCGCCGAGCTTGAGAACCCCGACATCATCGTTATGGCGACCCACGGCCAGACGGGCTGGCGGCATCTCGTTTTCGGCTCCGTGGCCGAAAAGGTCGTCAGGCTCACGAAGTATCCCGTTCTTACGATCAACGCCCCACAAAAACAGAGAAGGATGATGTCGCAGCAGAGTTGACGAAGTTTTCAGGATAAATGTATTTGATATGATTCCTTAGAATTATACTATTGCCTTAAAGATAAAAAAACCATATACAGTTATCATTAGTGCTTTTATATTGCTATTGCCTATAGTATCTTAATGGAAGATTATTTATTATGAAAAATTTGAAACACTGGGATTCCAAAGACGCTTTAGAAGAGATAAAAAATTCCTTATCGGTGGATGAGGATGAGATGTTCACGATGCTTGGAAGGAGAATCGTCATCACGCCTCAGGCCACATTCGGTCTCATGATGCGCTCGGCGGCCGACCTCGGTGGAATAAACGCGGCAAAGATTTTCATGAGGAAGGCTGGATATGAAATCGGTACAGATATGGCCAAGATCATGAAAGAGCTTTTAAAGCTTCAAGGAGAAGAGCTTATTACCTTTTACTGTGAGACCGCGGGGAAAAGGGGTTGGGGCTTCAATATAATTGAAGAGATTGACGTGGAGAGGGGACTTTTTAAGACGAATCTCTACTTTTCTCCTTTCGTCACCGGTTTTCCTGAGAGATCCAAGGTCTCCGTCTGCGATTTTCAGGCGGGAGCGATTGAGGGGATGTTTAACGCCACAGGGAAAAAGGTACAGATTGTCGAGACCAAATGCGTGGCAAAGGGGGACGATGTCTGTGTGTTTGAAAATAAGAAGTAAAAAACTTATCATGTAATCATAGAAAGAATTTTATCTGTAAGGAAAGGTAAACCAAAATGGAAGACTTGAACAGGCCCATAAAAAACATTCTTGTACCTGTTGATTTCTCCGAAACATCGAGGGTCCTCGCCCATTACGCCAACATCTTTTCGGAGAAATTTAAGGCAAAAATCCATCTACTTCATGTTTTTCAGGAATATGAAGGGTTAACGAAGCTCGTTCTGACAAACAAGGTACTGGAAAACCTGATGGACGAGCTTGACGATTCCGGCGTAAAGGAGATGGGGGATTTTTGTAGAAAATATATCGACAAAAATGTCGAGTACGAAACATTATTTTTAAAAGGCGACCCTTTCAAAGAGATCTTGGAGACCATCAAGGATAGAAATATCGACCTGGTCATTATGGGGACCCACGGCAAAACGAGGTTTGACCATTTCTTTTTCGGCAAGACGGCTGACAGGGTGGTACGAAATGCCAACTGCCCGGTAATGACGGTCAGGGTTACATCTTGGTAGATAGGAGCCGGGGCAAAGCCGATTATCGTTCAGCTTAAACGGACCTACAGGGCGAATAAAAAGTGGAGGTGTGGTGGAAAAGGAAGCTTATAAAGAAAAATATCCCGAGAAGCTGCTGGAGACCGATAAAATATTTGAACGCATACACCGCGGCGACAGGATATTTATAAGCACCGGATGTGGAGAGCCGAGCTATCTCGTGGGGGAAATCATAAAATATGTTGAATCCCACCCGAAGGCGGTGGTGGATGCGGAGATATTTCACGTGTGGACCCTCGGCGTCGCCCCCTACGCCGATGACAAATTCAAGAGCAACTTTCGCCACAACTCCTTTTTCATAGGGGACAATACAAGAGGCGCCGTCAACCAAGGAAACGCGGATTACACGCCCGTGTTTCTATCCGAGGTTCCGAGTCTGCTGAACCGAAATATGATACCGGTGGACGTGGCCCTTATTCAAACCACACCCCCTGACAGTCACGGCTACATGAGTCTCGGGATAAGCGTGGATATTGTAAAGGCGGCGGTAGAAAATGCGTCCCTTGTGATCGCGCAGATAAACTCGAACATGCCCAGAGTACACGGAGACGGATTCATCCATATTGAACAGGTCGATTTTCTCGTTCCCCACGATGAGCCCTTGATGGAGTATGAGGATCGGATTCCGGACGAGATCTCTCAAAGAATCGGGAATTACGTAAGTCGCATCATTCAGGACGGCGACACAATACAGGTGGGATACGGAAGCATCCCGAACGCGATACTGTCGAACCTGAAAGACAAGAAGCACCTCGGCGTCCACACGGAGCTTTTGACCGACGGGATCGTGGAGCTGATGAAAGCGGGCGTCATAGATAATTCACAAAAAAGCCTGGATCGTGGAAAGACCGTCGCCACTTTCTCAATGGGAAAGAAGAAGACCTACGATTACATCCACGACAACCCGAGCGTCGAGTTCAAGTCGGTGGATTATACCAACAATCCCCTGATTATCGCCCGCCACGAAAACATGGCCGCAATCAACAGCGCCCTGGAGGTCGATTTGACGGGTCAGGCTACCGCCGAGTCGATCGGCAACACCTTCTACAGCGGGATCGGCGGACAGGCGGACTTCATGAGGGGGGCAGTCCTGGCCCGTGGGGGAAAAACCATCTTGACCATTCAGTCGACGGCGGAAGGGGAGAGTATTTCGAGGATAGTGCCCTATCTCAAGGAGGGGGAGGGAGTGACCCTAAACAGGGGCGATATTCATTACGTGGTTACCGAATACGGGATCGCGTACCTGCACGGTAAAAACATCCGGGAGAGGGCCATGGAGCTCATTTCCATAGCCCACCCGAAATTCAGGCCCTGGCTAATAGATGAGGCAAAAAAGCTCAATTTCATATACAGAGACCAGGCCTTTATTACGGGGGAGTTCGGGGAATACCCGGAGCACCTCGAGGCATACAGGACTACAAGGACCGGTCTCAAAATACTTCTCAGGCCGGTAAAGATCAGCGACGAGCCTCTCCTCAAGGAGTTCTTCTACGATCTTTCGGACGAGACCCTCTACCGGAGGTTCATGTCGATGAGGAAAGATATGCCCCACGACAGACTGCAAAACTTCGTTGTGATCGATTACACCAGGGATATGATAATCCTCGCCGTCTTGAAAGAGGAGGAAAAGGAAACCATCCTCGGTATGGCCCAATACATCTCGGATGAGAAGTCCCTCCAGGTGGAGGCGGCCATAGTGGTCAAAGACGAATTTCACAGGCAGGGGATTGGGTGGGAGCTGGTCCAATATCTGGTGCTTCTGGTAAAGAGGAAGGGGCTGACTGGCGTCATGGCCTCGGTATTGATAGAAAACAGACCTATGATGAGGCTTTTAGAAAAGAGCGGATTCGATATAGAAAAGGAGAGCATCCAGGGTGTCTACGAGATGAAACTGAATTTTAGATAAATATGTGCATGAGCATTACCCTCATAATTTCCTACAAGAATAATTATGAAAGGAGAAATCTTTTGGACTGGCAAAAAGATTATAAGAAGAAGTTGGTAACGAGCGACGAAGCAGCGGCGGTAATCAAGTCGGGAGACACGGTGGGCATGCCGGGCGGATGCAGCCAGCCCGTCGATGTCGTCAATGCGCTCTGCAAGAGAAAGGACGAGCTCGAAAACGTGACGCTCTATTCCGGAATATCTATGTATCCCTATGAAGTCTTCAAGCCGGAATACAAGGGCCATATTAATTTTATATCTTTATTTGTAGGACCGCTGGAGCGTGCGTTTCTGAAGGGAGGGAACGTCGATCCGATTTCATATCATTTCTCCCATGCCCGCGCCATAAGCTTCAAGGCCGACTGCAACATATTTATGTGTGAGGTTTCGGAGCCGGACGAGAGGGGCTACATGAGCTTCGGCCCAGTGGGGGCGTACAACAACGAGATAATGATGCAGATCGCCGATATCGTGATCATTCAGGTAAATAAGCAGACCCCCTTCGTCTTCGGCAATCAGACCGTCACCCATGTCAGCAACGTTGACTACATCGTGGAGAGCGATCATCCCCTTCCGGAAATACCGGAGATACCGATCAGCGACGTGGAAAAAAAGATCGGAACCCTGATCGCGGAGCGCATTCCTGACGGGGCCACGATACAGATCGGCATCGGAGCGGTGTCCGACGCCGTCGGAAACCTCTTGGTCGACAAGAAAGACCTGGGCGTTCACACCGAGATGATGACCAACTGCATGATGAACCTGGCGAAGAAGGGGGTCATCACCGGCAGTAAGAAGAGTTTCCACCCGGGCAAGATGGTGGCGGCGTTTGCCATCGGGAACAAGGAACTGTACGATTTTATCGACCGCAACCCGGTGTGCGAGTTTTGCCCCGTCTACTACGCCAACGATGTAAACAACATCGCTAAAAACGACAACATGATCTCGATAAACAACACCATGACCGTAGACCTGACCGGCCAGTGCGCCTCGGAGTCCCTCGGCTTCAGCATGTTCAGCGGCACCGGCGGGCAGCTCGATTTTGTCAGGGGAGCCACCAAGTCGAAGGGGGGGATGTCCTTTCTCGCCCTTCCCTCCACGGTGGAAACAAAATCAGGGACCTTATCGCGCGTCGTCACGCAGTTTAAGCCGGGGACGATAGTCACAACCCCGAGGTCGGATGTTCAGTATATCGTCACCGAATACGGCATCGCGGACATGTGGCTCAAAAGCGTCCCCCAGAGGATAAAGGAGATGATCTCCATTGCCCATCCGGACTTCCGTGACGAGCTGGAAAAAGAGGCGAGAGAGGTGGGATTGCTGTATTAGATCAGAATGTAATGAAAGAAAACTGGCGGTTTTTGGCAATAGAGGTTTAGGAATCAAAATTAAGCGAGACAGTTTTTTGTTGCCGATGCATGAAGACGGAGAATTCATGGCGCAATAAGGAGGAGATATGAGAGAAAAAGAGGGAAGGAAAGATTTCTTTAAGAGGATGTTTTACTTGAGCACCATGGGCCTCTCAATGGCGTTTGCAATCTTTATAGGCCTCGGCGTCGGTATATTCCTTGACAATCACTACAAAACACACCCACTTTTTACAATGATCTTACTGATAGCGGGGATATTGGCAGGATTCAGGAATATATACGTCCTTTTTGTAAAATACGGATTACAGAAGGGCAAGAAGGATGTGGGCGATGAGATTAAAGATGCAAGCAAGAAGATCCCGGACTGGGCGATCTCTATGGGAAAGAAAAGGGATGTTAGAGGCAAGGAAACCAAAAAGAGCTCGGACTCTTCGACCTCAAACTCCAATAAGTAAATCCGTTGCGGGATTTTTTTAAGATCGCCGGCATCGGCAAAGGTAAAATCCTTCTGGGATATTTATTACCTTTTTCACCTTCTGAAGATGTTTTGTATCAGAGATGATATAAAATGATTGGTATAAAGAGGAAGACTTAAACCTAACATTGGAGGAGATCTAAAATGACGAAAAAGCTGGTCTGTCTTATTATCGTTCTTTCGGTGATTTTCATCTCGTCGATTGCAATAGCGCAGAGCCACGAGGAGGATCAGGCAAAGGAAACGGATCCTCAACTGGCGACCTTAATCTACATGGCCTCTATCCTCGGAGCCTGTCTGGCAATTGGATTGGGCGTTGTCGGGCCCGGAGCCGGAATGGGACATGCGGTGAGGGGTGCAATGGAGGGAATGGCCAGGAATCCACAACAATACAGCAGGCTTCTCGGCACCATGATGATCGGACTTGCGATTATCGAATCCCTTGCGATCTACGCGCTCATCATATCGCTGATCGTACTTTTCGCCAATCCATTTATAGCGAAAATGGGTTTATAAGGTCAATGGTTTGAGAGTAAAGGATCAGGTAAGCGATATCGTCTTGCAGAATTGCGGGATTGTCCGATACAATTCTGAAGTTGCTTAAGTTTCACCGACCGTATTGTCAGCTCAGACATGGAAGCAGTTCCGTTGGGTCGAACCCAGCGTTAAGGCGGGACATTGCATGCAAAGAAGTTTAACGGGGTGGAGCAAGGGAAAACGCCCCACCCCGGACCTTCCAACCTTATACCTGAGACTGCGAAGCGATTAACAGTTACCTGAAAATTGAATTGGTATTTCAGAGATTCCCACGGCTCACCGGACTCACAGCACTGAAGGGATTTTAAGCTTACCGTATTCTATTTGGGAAGGGACGGTGCTTTATCTCGCGCTTTATCTCGCGTTTTATCTCGCTCGATATGGGCGCGATATGGGCGACACCGGCATCGATTATGGGGATCAAGAGATTATCTTTGAGCGTTTGGAAAGGTTGACGGGAAAATCTTAAAGGACGCGGTTTCTGAAATTGCTCTAATTACCCCGCCGATGGTGTTCATCGACGACCTTCAAGATCTCAGCAACCTTGACGAGGGAATTCGATCCTATTTAGGCTCAAAACAATAACTCAAGTTTTTTCTTGAAAAATCCCCATCGAATAATAAATTCTTTCAGCAATGATGAGATACGCTCGATTAACGTTCGAATTAATTACTTTCCGAAAATATTAATATTGGTGTCAATGTTAAATAGGTATTAGAGCTTAACACCCACGACAGCGTAAAGAGTTATCCAACCGGGCCTTATGGAATTGTAGAAACATAAAAAGCTCAACCTTTAGGCGCTTACTTCATAATTGAGCTATTTAAAAGAGATTTTGAAGATTATTTACTTTAAAACTCTGCCGAACAAAAATTAACATAAAATTTACATAACCTTTATTTGGAATAAACACGCATGTGTTATTCATTTTATAAATCCATCATATAACCGCGATAAAAGCGGCAATTTATGATTTTAATCGGTGAATGGACTTCGTTATGGATCGTTTACGTGTACTTGTTGTCGACGATGAATTGGGAATGTGCCTCGGTATAGAGCGCGCTCTCAAGGATTTCGCCGTCACAATACCGGATTTATCCGAAGAAGTCAGATTTGACATTGACAAGGCTTTAACGGGCAATGAGGCGCTGTCGATTATCGAGGCAAAGCCGCCGCATATCATACTTCTGGATTACAGGCTCCCGGATATGCTCGGATCGGACATTCTTGAAACTCTCAAGGCGGATAAGAGAACTGATATTCTTGTCATTATCATCACCGCCTTTGCATCGATTGAGACCGCCATAGAAACGATCAAGCTCGGCGCTTACGATTTCCTCGCGAAACCCTTCACTCCGGACGACCTCAGAAATGTTTTGAGAAAGGCCGCCGGAAGGCTGATCCTCCAGAGAAAGGCGAAATCTCTGCTTATGGAAAAGCGCCAGATTCGTTT includes:
- a CDS encoding universal stress protein → MLPVKKILCPVDFSEPSYEALKVAEEISTHFSSELNIVHVVREISSSLYGPEFSDFDVDSYQEELEESAKNKLSEVVKERLPMDLSVKQITLKGKAADQIVNLSDKDDIDLIVIATHGQTGWRHFVFGSVTEKVVRLARCPVLTIHAPREEGD
- a CDS encoding universal stress protein gives rise to the protein MLTIKKILCPVDFSEPSYEALRIAGELASNFSAELCVIHVVTENINFDGLVNILSLDVKSIQQRILEKYKKKLKKVIEKKVSMNVRVDPIVFEGNPAGDIVKIAELENPDIIVMATHGQTGWRHLVFGSVAEKVVRLTKYPVLTINAPQKQRRMMSQQS
- a CDS encoding XylR N-terminal domain-containing protein is translated as MKNLKHWDSKDALEEIKNSLSVDEDEMFTMLGRRIVITPQATFGLMMRSAADLGGINAAKIFMRKAGYEIGTDMAKIMKELLKLQGEELITFYCETAGKRGWGFNIIEEIDVERGLFKTNLYFSPFVTGFPERSKVSVCDFQAGAIEGMFNATGKKVQIVETKCVAKGDDVCVFENKK
- a CDS encoding universal stress protein: MEDLNRPIKNILVPVDFSETSRVLAHYANIFSEKFKAKIHLLHVFQEYEGLTKLVLTNKVLENLMDELDDSGVKEMGDFCRKYIDKNVEYETLFLKGDPFKEILETIKDRNIDLVIMGTHGKTRFDHFFFGKTADRVVRNANCPVMTVRVTSW
- a CDS encoding GNAT family N-acetyltransferase: MKSGGVVEKEAYKEKYPEKLLETDKIFERIHRGDRIFISTGCGEPSYLVGEIIKYVESHPKAVVDAEIFHVWTLGVAPYADDKFKSNFRHNSFFIGDNTRGAVNQGNADYTPVFLSEVPSLLNRNMIPVDVALIQTTPPDSHGYMSLGISVDIVKAAVENASLVIAQINSNMPRVHGDGFIHIEQVDFLVPHDEPLMEYEDRIPDEISQRIGNYVSRIIQDGDTIQVGYGSIPNAILSNLKDKKHLGVHTELLTDGIVELMKAGVIDNSQKSLDRGKTVATFSMGKKKTYDYIHDNPSVEFKSVDYTNNPLIIARHENMAAINSALEVDLTGQATAESIGNTFYSGIGGQADFMRGAVLARGGKTILTIQSTAEGESISRIVPYLKEGEGVTLNRGDIHYVVTEYGIAYLHGKNIRERAMELISIAHPKFRPWLIDEAKKLNFIYRDQAFITGEFGEYPEHLEAYRTTRTGLKILLRPVKISDEPLLKEFFYDLSDETLYRRFMSMRKDMPHDRLQNFVVIDYTRDMIILAVLKEEEKETILGMAQYISDEKSLQVEAAIVVKDEFHRQGIGWELVQYLVLLVKRKGLTGVMASVLIENRPMMRLLEKSGFDIEKESIQGVYEMKLNFR
- a CDS encoding 4-hydroxybutyrate CoA-transferase; protein product: MDWQKDYKKKLVTSDEAAAVIKSGDTVGMPGGCSQPVDVVNALCKRKDELENVTLYSGISMYPYEVFKPEYKGHINFISLFVGPLERAFLKGGNVDPISYHFSHARAISFKADCNIFMCEVSEPDERGYMSFGPVGAYNNEIMMQIADIVIIQVNKQTPFVFGNQTVTHVSNVDYIVESDHPLPEIPEIPISDVEKKIGTLIAERIPDGATIQIGIGAVSDAVGNLLVDKKDLGVHTEMMTNCMMNLAKKGVITGSKKSFHPGKMVAAFAIGNKELYDFIDRNPVCEFCPVYYANDVNNIAKNDNMISINNTMTVDLTGQCASESLGFSMFSGTGGQLDFVRGATKSKGGMSFLALPSTVETKSGTLSRVVTQFKPGTIVTTPRSDVQYIVTEYGIADMWLKSVPQRIKEMISIAHPDFRDELEKEAREVGLLY
- a CDS encoding AtpZ/AtpI family protein, which produces MREKEGRKDFFKRMFYLSTMGLSMAFAIFIGLGVGIFLDNHYKTHPLFTMILLIAGILAGFRNIYVLFVKYGLQKGKKDVGDEIKDASKKIPDWAISMGKKRDVRGKETKKSSDSSTSNSNK
- the atpE gene encoding ATP synthase F0 subunit C, whose product is MATLIYMASILGACLAIGLGVVGPGAGMGHAVRGAMEGMARNPQQYSRLLGTMMIGLAIIESLAIYALIISLIVLFANPFIAKMGL